TTGCGGATGTGGCGAAACTGGCAGACGCGCTATCTTGAGGGGGTAGTGGGTGTATACCCTTGTGAGTTCGAGTCTCACCATCCGCACCATCAAAAAGAGTTAACTTGAATGAGTTAACTCTTTTTTTGTTTACCCTATATTTTTATATTTTTTTTGGGCAATTTTATGTTATTACTCTAAATAATGTTATAATAATTTTTTTCTACTTTATAATACAAAATTATTAATTTATATTAAAATAAGCTCACATTACAACCGTATTTCATTGCTATTAGTAATTATTTAGGTACTTTTAGGTACTTTATGATTTATAACTATTAATTCTTTTAGCACTATGCTAAAATTAATTTAATGCGAGGTGGTAGTGTGAAAAAGACTTTGTTATTATGTGCAATGCCCGAGGAACTGGAAATTATAAAAAACTCTTTGAAATTTGAGCCTGTAGAACAGTATAATTTTTTACCTTGGCCAGTATATAAACATCCTAAACTAAATATTTATGCAGGGGTAACCGGTATTAGTAAGGTTAATGCTGCTGCATGTGCGAGCGTATTACTTAATTTATTAAAGCCTGAACAACTCATTGGCATAGGGGTAGCTGGTGCAGTAGATCCCAAGCTAAAAATAGGTGACATAATTATTAGTAATAGCGCTATTCAGTATGACGTGGATGCTAGAACCTTTGGTTATCAATTGGGTGAGGTTCCTGGAATGGGCACAATAGATTATAAAGCGGATGACAATCTTTATACAACTGCCTTAAAAGTATCACAAACAATGGATTTAGATAGTAATATATTTATTGGGCAAATTATGTCTGGAGACTGTTTTGTTTCTGGAACTAAGGGCTCTGAAATTTATAGTACATTTAAGGGTCAATGTGTAGATATGGAGAGTGCCGCTTGGGCTCAAGTAGCTCATGTTTATAAGGTTCCCTGGCTTATTTTAAGAAGTATGTCCGATCAAGCAGATGGTACCGCACCAGATGACTTTGATGCGTTTTTACCTCAGGCAGTAAATAATTTATCTCATTTAGTGGAAGAATTATTAAAGAACGTTTAACATACTGAATAAAGGAGAGTTAATATGAAGCAAGATAGAATAAAAAAATTACATTTACTTGCCAAAACTAAAAACGATAGAGCGTTTTCCCCAGAAGAACATGCTGAGTACGAAGAGCTAAAAAAAGAGTATGTTGAAAGTATTAAGGATAATCTACACAGTCAACTTAAAAATGCTGGAGTACCTAAAAAAACTAAAGAATAACTCTAACTTAAATAATATAAATAGGAGCCAACTTACTAGCTTAAACTCTAGTAGTTGAGCTCCTTTATTAAACTATGTTACAGCTTACTGTATATGGCCTGCATTAAACCACAAGCCTTATGCTCATGCTCTTTAGCCTGCTGAATTAACTCAGCGGTTTTAGCCCTAATTTTAGGTTGACAAAAGCTCTTTAAGGTCTTTTCATTTTGCTCAAAACCACCTCTAATTTTGCACATTTCCATAGATATTTCGAGTATTTTTCTAAGGTATTTTGCAGCCTCATTACAATCATTTTGAACGTGCTTATTAGTATTACCTATCCATTCCATAAAGTACGCTGCATAAGCTCTTCCTTCACCTATCATAGTTTGAGCATCATTTTGACACATTAACCTCTCTATTAGCAGTGGTACTATAGTATTTTTAGAAAACTCTGCTTCATTAGTTATTGCTCGTGCCCATAACTCATAAGCTAACTGACCACCTGCGTAAGTTTGCATAGAGCGATTACCAGTATTAACTTTAATTGTATTTGTATTCATTATATTTAGGGCATTTTCGATTATTTCTTTTTGGCTTATATTTGCTTTTATTTCATCACCTATTGCTATTAACGCAATAGTATCCGGGTTTTGCCACCAATTGTTAGTAATATAATAACCACATTCATCTATTCCAGTATTCTTGTTAAATTCTTTGCAGTCTTGAAAACAGTTCCAACCAAGTAGTGTTTCGCCATTATTGCGATAGCCAGTTATTAAACCAGCTTCACACGGACCAATTATGCCCAATGAAATTACTGGCTTGCCACTGTTGATTTCTTTTTTAATAAACTCCATAAAATCTTGTTTGCTAGAGTTTGCTCTTTTTAGGATTTTACATTCCCGTTTAATTGCTTTAAATGCTCGTTTAAATGGCTCATAAGCATCTTGGTATATATTCATAATATCTACATTTCCGCCATCCCAATAACTTTTATTCCACCTTAATCTAAACGATGCCCCTGTTACTGCCATAATGTAGGTATAATTAATCCTGTGACCTAAGTATGCTAAACAAGATTTTAAAGAAACGACAAAGGGAGTACACTCTTTAAACGTATAAGCTACTTTTGGTACCCCATATAATATGCAACTACTATTTGTTTTAACTGTTTCTTTAGGTATAATATGTTTGTTTATGGAGGTATCATAGTATTCAATATCGTCGTCTTTTTTAAATATTACTGGTGCATACATGCCCATTAATATTCTTTTTCTGCCTACTTTGCTGTCTTTTTTTTTAAACTGGGATGGTGATACATCTGTTATTCTTTTAAATGACCTTGTAAAAGTATCATAACTATTAAATTTATATTCAAAAGCTATATCTGTTAATTTTTTATCACTTATACTGATATCAAAAGCAGCGTTAGCAATTTTTCTTTCTAGTATGTACTTAGATAGTGATTTCCCGGTATTTTCTTTAAAAATTTCTCGAATATGACGATAAGAAAAGCCTGTAGTTTTCTCCATGTGTTCATAATCTATTGTGCTTTTAACCCGAGCCTCTATGTATGTAGCCACAGACCAAATTGTAAGTGCATAATCCATTATATAACCGCCTTAACTGTAGTTCTTCCGGAAGTAATTTAATTATATAGTATTAGCTAAAACAAAACTCGACAAATTTGACCTTTAAGAGAACGTTTCCAGTTAAAAAGTGTTAAAATTACACTATAAAGCTTGTCACACATGTTAAGCCAAATATTATCAATTTGCTATATTTATACTATAATACTAACGCCATATAGTATTCATCTACATATTGACCATTTACTATTAGAGATTTTTGTTTTATTCCTTCTATAACAAAGCCCATTTTTTTATATAGGCTTACACCAGCCGTATTATGCTTCATAACAGTTAATTCTAACCGGGTTATGTTATTGGATGTTGCCCAGCTTTTAAGCTGTGTGAATAGCTTTTTACCTAAACCCTGGCCTTGATAATCTGCAAGTATGCCCACTGTAATATAGGCACAGTGTTTGATTCTGTTAGCAAAACCACGCTCCGCAGTTAAGTAGCCTACTAGTATATTATTGTGTTCTAAAACTAACATTAACGAGCCCAGCTCTAAAACTCGTTTTATTTCATTTTTTGTGTCCTCAACAACTTTACTTCTTTCTCCTTCTTCGTACATCATAAATTGGGTTTGTGAATCGAGTTGGCTTAATAAATTTAAATACAGTTGAGCATCATTAATAGTTAATGTTCTAATATTCATAGATTTCCTCACAGTAGTTTTAGTAGCTTATACTTTACCATATATGTTTATATAGTAAGCTATCTTAGTTAGTTCGGTTTTATTTATATCTTTTTACCAAATCAATACCTTTAATACAACTCATAAACTAATATGTAACAAAAAATGGCACTAAGAAAGTACCATTTAAGTCTTTATTTACCTTTAAATGCTGTAAAACAAAGAGTAGTTTGTTATTTTATTATTGAAAGCACTTTGTTATATATTTCTTCATGTATATCTTCACGTGATCTCATTTTACCATTTATTGTACACTCAATTACTGTCCAATCTTCTAGTTGTGCTACCTCGCAGGCTGCTTGGTAAGCAGCTAAAAGATGTTCTTTATCTGCCTCATGGATATCTACTGCTGAGTTTGTTTTTTTGCTTCTATCTTCTATAAGTTTCATAAATACTTGCGGATCTACCCGTAAAAAGAAAACTATATTAGGCTGTGGTAAACCAATTTTAAAATACTCTAAATCTTTTAA
This Clostridium sp. 'deep sea' DNA region includes the following protein-coding sequences:
- a CDS encoding helix-turn-helix transcriptional regulator, producing MDYALTIWSVATYIEARVKSTIDYEHMEKTTGFSYRHIREIFKENTGKSLSKYILERKIANAAFDISISDKKLTDIAFEYKFNSYDTFTRSFKRITDVSPSQFKKKDSKVGRKRILMGMYAPVIFKKDDDIEYYDTSINKHIIPKETVKTNSSCILYGVPKVAYTFKECTPFVVSLKSCLAYLGHRINYTYIMAVTGASFRLRWNKSYWDGGNVDIMNIYQDAYEPFKRAFKAIKRECKILKRANSSKQDFMEFIKKEINSGKPVISLGIIGPCEAGLITGYRNNGETLLGWNCFQDCKEFNKNTGIDECGYYITNNWWQNPDTIALIAIGDEIKANISQKEIIENALNIMNTNTIKVNTGNRSMQTYAGGQLAYELWARAITNEAEFSKNTIVPLLIERLMCQNDAQTMIGEGRAYAAYFMEWIGNTNKHVQNDCNEAAKYLRKILEISMEMCKIRGGFEQNEKTLKSFCQPKIRAKTAELIQQAKEHEHKACGLMQAIYSKL
- a CDS encoding 5'-methylthioadenosine/adenosylhomocysteine nucleosidase — translated: MKKTLLLCAMPEELEIIKNSLKFEPVEQYNFLPWPVYKHPKLNIYAGVTGISKVNAAACASVLLNLLKPEQLIGIGVAGAVDPKLKIGDIIISNSAIQYDVDARTFGYQLGEVPGMGTIDYKADDNLYTTALKVSQTMDLDSNIFIGQIMSGDCFVSGTKGSEIYSTFKGQCVDMESAAWAQVAHVYKVPWLILRSMSDQADGTAPDDFDAFLPQAVNNLSHLVEELLKNV
- a CDS encoding GNAT family N-acetyltransferase, which gives rise to MNIRTLTINDAQLYLNLLSQLDSQTQFMMYEEGERSKVVEDTKNEIKRVLELGSLMLVLEHNNILVGYLTAERGFANRIKHCAYITVGILADYQGQGLGKKLFTQLKSWATSNNITRLELTVMKHNTAGVSLYKKMGFVIEGIKQKSLIVNGQYVDEYYMALVL
- a CDS encoding DUF896 domain-containing protein, with the translated sequence MKQDRIKKLHLLAKTKNDRAFSPEEHAEYEELKKEYVESIKDNLHSQLKNAGVPKKTKE